In Candidatus Methanoperedens sp., the following proteins share a genomic window:
- a CDS encoding tetratricopeptide repeat protein — protein sequence MKDTEPFPDVRDLLRHLGYNETSIQEIIFELDILFKEINFDILKQAAISAVKEKDTPGLINSLKDLMLHLENKGYYRPDFPAKLIMLLVNGLDLANQDIFALLDKSSIPEKEKLKEQEFLASCAAITQLGYILSSSIVPEIKAASSGPHVFLVIDIPPDRMIFVDYSIGSIKDIDIVYYERKENYYSLKNTDGMDVETSKLLTDYYSSFHVTSSIGLSHNIHNNLGIAYDMIGRYEDAINELKAALRLNPDYIEVHNNLAVTYDKMGKADDAIRELLEALGLNPGYTEAHSNLGNIYARSGRYDEALVEIREALRIDPGYAPAHNNLGNIYAAQKRNNEAITEFNEALKINPEYVLARNNLGNIYSESGMYEEAIKEFQEALRIDPGIPEAHHGMASAYYNLGSYDRASRAWINAVYLDPELLECVPDKLSLKVRQGISRLRR from the coding sequence ATGAAAGACACAGAACCTTTCCCGGATGTCAGAGACCTGCTCAGGCATCTCGGCTATAATGAGACCAGCATTCAAGAGATCATATTTGAACTGGATATTTTATTCAAAGAGATAAATTTCGATATACTAAAGCAAGCAGCGATCTCTGCCGTAAAAGAAAAAGATACGCCAGGATTAATAAATTCCCTCAAAGACCTGATGCTTCATCTGGAAAACAAGGGCTACTACCGTCCCGATTTTCCTGCAAAGCTGATAATGCTTCTTGTTAACGGATTGGATCTTGCGAATCAAGACATCTTTGCTCTGCTGGATAAATCGAGCATCCCTGAAAAAGAAAAATTGAAGGAGCAGGAATTCCTGGCATCATGTGCGGCTATTACCCAGCTTGGCTACATCCTGTCAAGTTCCATAGTTCCCGAGATAAAAGCAGCGAGTTCAGGACCGCACGTCTTTCTTGTGATCGATATTCCTCCTGATCGTATGATCTTCGTGGATTATAGCATCGGTTCAATAAAAGATATCGACATTGTGTATTACGAGCGGAAAGAAAATTATTATTCTTTAAAAAATACAGATGGAATGGATGTTGAGACTTCAAAACTTTTAACAGATTATTATTCTTCCTTCCATGTGACTTCTTCCATAGGTCTTAGCCACAATATCCACAACAATCTTGGTATCGCCTATGACATGATAGGCAGATATGAGGATGCAATAAATGAGCTTAAGGCGGCTTTGCGTCTTAATCCGGATTATATTGAAGTTCACAATAACCTCGCTGTTACTTATGATAAAATGGGAAAGGCTGATGACGCCATAAGGGAACTTTTAGAGGCTCTCGGCCTTAATCCTGGATATACGGAGGCGCACAGCAATCTTGGTAATATCTATGCCCGCTCAGGCAGATATGATGAGGCATTGGTCGAGATTCGGGAAGCCCTCAGGATAGATCCGGGCTACGCCCCTGCCCACAACAACCTCGGAAATATCTATGCTGCGCAAAAGAGAAATAATGAAGCCATTACGGAGTTCAATGAAGCTCTCAAGATCAACCCCGAATATGTTCTTGCCCGAAATAACCTTGGGAACATCTATTCAGAGTCCGGAATGTACGAAGAAGCCATCAAGGAGTTCCAGGAGGCATTAAGAATCGATCCCGGAATTCCCGAAGCTCATCACGGCATGGCATCTGCCTACTATAACCTTGGAAGTTACGATAGGGCCTCACGTGCATGGATAAATGCAGTTTACCTTGATCCAGAGCTGCTTGAATGCGTGCCTGATAAATTGAGTCTAAAAGTAAGGCAGGGTATTTCAAGGTTGAGACGGTAA
- a CDS encoding RNA-guided pseudouridylation complex pseudouridine synthase subunit Cbf5, with product MFNMNQLPSETKREILIKSEDSTDERFGKRPKDRLIQEYIRKGAINLDKPAGPTSHEVTSWVKKILELEKAGHSGTLDPNVTGLLPILLEDATRAVDALLTAGKEYVCMMKLHSVVPEKTIRSVFSDFTGPIYQKPSIKSAVKRETRIRNIYYLEFMELDGENVLFRAGCEAGTYIRKLCHDMGMALGTGAHMQELRRTKSGPFREDETLVTLHDLKDAYVEWKESDKEGSLRKVISPLEYALSHLPKIVIRDNAVDAICHGASLAAPGVLSLETGIEKGDTVAIFTLKGEAVAFGQAKMKSAEILRAATGIVAATDRVLLEPGTYPKGWKAKA from the coding sequence ATGTTTAACATGAACCAGTTACCTTCAGAAACAAAGAGAGAGATACTGATAAAATCTGAGGACTCCACGGACGAGCGGTTTGGGAAACGGCCAAAAGACAGGCTGATACAGGAATATATTCGAAAAGGAGCAATTAACCTTGATAAGCCTGCCGGGCCCACAAGTCACGAGGTCACGTCCTGGGTGAAGAAAATCCTGGAGCTTGAGAAAGCTGGACACAGCGGAACCCTTGATCCAAATGTTACAGGATTGCTTCCCATTCTGCTGGAGGATGCCACCAGAGCCGTGGATGCACTTCTTACAGCGGGCAAGGAATATGTGTGCATGATGAAACTTCACTCCGTCGTGCCCGAAAAGACGATAAGAAGCGTGTTTTCCGACTTTACAGGCCCGATATACCAGAAGCCTTCCATAAAATCCGCAGTAAAAAGGGAAACAAGGATAAGGAATATTTATTATCTGGAGTTTATGGAACTCGATGGCGAAAATGTGCTTTTCAGGGCAGGATGTGAGGCAGGGACGTATATCAGGAAGCTTTGCCACGATATGGGCATGGCTCTGGGAACAGGCGCGCATATGCAGGAACTGCGGCGTACAAAGAGCGGTCCTTTTCGCGAGGATGAGACCCTTGTCACTCTCCACGACCTGAAAGATGCGTATGTAGAATGGAAGGAAAGCGACAAAGAAGGATCATTGAGGAAAGTGATAAGTCCCCTGGAGTATGCCCTTTCCCACCTTCCAAAGATAGTGATCCGGGATAATGCCGTTGACGCCATCTGCCACGGGGCAAGCCTGGCTGCGCCGGGTGTTCTCTCGCTCGAGACGGGGATCGAGAAAGGGGATACCGTTGCGATATTTACGTTGAAAGGCGAAGCAGTGGCTTTCGGCCAGGCGAAGATGAAGTCTGCCGAAATTCTAAGAGCGGCGACAGGCATAGTGGCGGCGACAGACAGGGTGCTTCTTGAACCCGGCACTTATCCCAAAGGATGGAAGGCAAAAGCATAA
- a CDS encoding AAA family ATPase has translation MILTISGPPGSGKSTLSKILSVKLGLELISMGDVFRKCAEDRCMCLAEFGILARNNGDIDREIDAMQKRIAIERDDILLEGRLSGFLVDADLKVWLKAPIEIRAERIAKRESKSVPDAMSETSEREVCERERYINYYNIDINDLSVYDLVIDSSRWKPEEISEIVIKAVECLT, from the coding sequence TTGATACTCACAATCAGCGGACCACCGGGCAGCGGGAAGAGCACATTATCAAAGATATTGTCGGTCAAGCTTGGTCTTGAGCTTATCTCCATGGGCGATGTTTTCAGAAAATGCGCAGAAGACCGCTGCATGTGTCTCGCTGAATTCGGGATACTTGCAAGAAATAATGGGGATATAGACCGGGAAATCGATGCGATGCAAAAAAGAATAGCTATTGAAAGGGATGATATCCTTCTTGAAGGGAGACTTTCGGGGTTTCTGGTGGATGCAGACCTCAAGGTCTGGCTGAAAGCCCCCATTGAGATCAGGGCGGAACGTATCGCAAAAAGGGAAAGCAAATCAGTTCCAGATGCGATGTCAGAGACGTCAGAAAGGGAAGTCTGCGAACGTGAGCGCTATATAAATTATTACAATATAGATATAAATGACCTGTCCGTGTACGATCTTGTGATCGATTCCAGTAGGTGGAAACCTGAAGAGATAAGTGAAATAGTCATTAAAGCGGTTGAATGTTTAACATGA
- a CDS encoding EMC3/TMCO1 family protein, whose product MFKKIIKKMALYLGIFLMFGILLFPNLRSEIGKFVGTILNPLLDLFPPEKESYIIIFLLAAITGLYASLIQKYTMDWNLMRRVQEKMKTMQTEFKEAQLANNAQKMKKLEAQRAEMMGDQMEMMKQQFKPMLYISIISIPLFFWAYTVITPEYFSWNDIPINDSSKLITFLEKTQSVEWVKNATIEKSSDGGVITVSDPKNLLSLSLNEEKTKVLLKTEGDKTQEFNATTENGKLNIYAPPSTMIFPFWGKQHMNATLFGPFQYWLFWYFLCSIPVSQMTRKALNIGGM is encoded by the coding sequence ATGTTTAAGAAAATAATAAAAAAGATGGCATTGTACCTTGGGATATTCCTGATGTTCGGAATCTTGCTATTCCCGAATTTGAGGAGCGAAATAGGCAAATTCGTGGGAACGATCTTAAATCCGCTCCTGGATTTATTCCCTCCGGAAAAAGAATCCTACATTATAATTTTCCTCCTTGCCGCGATCACCGGTCTTTACGCATCCCTCATCCAGAAATACACAATGGACTGGAATCTGATGAGGCGCGTCCAGGAAAAAATGAAGACCATGCAGACCGAATTCAAGGAGGCGCAGCTCGCCAACAATGCCCAGAAAATGAAAAAACTGGAAGCCCAGCGCGCTGAAATGATGGGAGACCAGATGGAGATGATGAAACAGCAGTTCAAACCAATGCTGTATATAAGCATTATTTCAATCCCGCTCTTCTTCTGGGCATATACAGTCATAACTCCAGAGTATTTTAGCTGGAATGACATACCAATAAACGACAGCAGTAAACTGATAACTTTTCTTGAGAAAACTCAGAGCGTTGAGTGGGTGAAAAACGCGACAATCGAAAAGAGCAGTGATGGTGGAGTAATCACAGTATCCGACCCAAAAAACCTTCTCTCTCTCAGCCTAAATGAAGAGAAAACTAAGGTATTACTTAAAACAGAAGGAGATAAAACCCAGGAATTCAATGCCACAACGGAAAATGGCAAGCTAAACATTTATGCACCACCATCTACGATGATTTTTCCTTTCTGGGGTAAGCAGCATATGAACGCAACGCTGTTCGGACCATTCCAGTACTGGTTATTCTGGTATTTCCTGTGTTCGATCCCCGTGAGCCAGATGACAAGGAAGGCATTGAATATAGGCGGAATGTAA